Proteins found in one Lutimonas zeaxanthinifaciens genomic segment:
- a CDS encoding AsmA family protein — translation MRQRILKISKFVGITLVSIVFLIAVAIGIVFQFVLTPEKITPKVVTAINKNLDAELSIDAIELTFFKTFPSFKLELENGFIQTHAPISNEEDTAINDTLIKFDYGVISVNPIAFLNDKIKINKFSFENPSINAYVSPDGKVNWDILNPSDPKPIDSISQPEKPDEKFDATIDIEEISIINGKLIFDDQYSENYATVEGFDMNLSAEYSDKEIVLNLETQSDNVILRKKGNTYTDQLSMIINTDFHVNRKTRHIQVKNALVGINDIEFVANGSLGPNRQEKQIDVDMNLDLKVPSLSTIIDLIPESVFEKSKNYTAEGDVTIRAEIKGIYKKGQTPAVTTYFKVNNGSLAYRDKPNKIDLLEIDAEIYISPQIQSGSHFKINQFLIKGVGTEITLLGTGENLFQNADLELSAKGKIDLESLEKSLPLKKSLNLEGVGDIDLEAAFNFNDLKNQDYGKLELLGSMNMDQITFHNETDSLLFQMEKASVHVRQEQNSTLLTDAKNKVRAGKINIKNLEFKDGSVSSGNLDHLDIKFATTPLMDSTQIATMKSKVLIENGKLNLGDTLMAKLKYVKANIDLKPDSENPRTPSISSDFEIDSTGVKSKGRFFAITKGAYQLQSTKQGNKWPISGNISFDELYGYTPEFPLLLKMPKTKFSFKPGVISLDHAKLEIGNSDIEATGKLYEFGDAFFNNQLLKGELEVHSELLDINEIVQAINEGEKSRQKEPEEIVLTGLEKNTPAEQPKSFVVPKKLDLSLKSNFKEVNYKTFNINDLYGVITIKDQKIDLSNLQMTTMAAKMTTSAAYESKVKGVAGLDFDFKIYDIDLSKLTDLLPVLDTLLPMVDSFEGKVNARMKGNSKIDKNLDMNAASIDAMAHVAGTDLVILSGKTFEKMAKMLFFKNKEKNTIDKLEFAMIFKDKQIEIFPSVVTVDRYKVAIGGHHNLDLTYDYHVSILKSPMPFKAGLDLKGTEEDMDFKITKAKYKHLFSTKERQRKKADSTLIRRKNEVIQSLPF, via the coding sequence ATGAGACAAAGGATTCTTAAAATTTCTAAATTCGTCGGCATTACCCTGGTCTCGATTGTTTTTTTGATCGCTGTAGCTATCGGTATCGTATTTCAATTTGTTCTCACTCCAGAAAAAATAACCCCAAAAGTAGTTACTGCAATTAATAAGAATCTCGATGCTGAACTAAGCATCGATGCGATCGAACTTACTTTTTTTAAAACGTTTCCAAGTTTTAAGCTTGAGCTTGAAAATGGTTTTATTCAAACCCACGCTCCTATATCCAATGAAGAAGATACTGCAATAAATGATACGCTTATCAAATTTGATTACGGGGTGATTAGTGTTAATCCGATTGCATTTTTAAATGATAAAATCAAAATCAATAAATTTTCTTTTGAAAACCCTTCTATAAACGCTTATGTTTCTCCTGATGGGAAGGTAAACTGGGATATCCTCAATCCTTCGGATCCAAAACCGATTGACAGTATCTCTCAACCCGAAAAACCTGATGAGAAATTTGACGCAACTATTGATATTGAGGAGATCTCTATTATTAACGGGAAACTCATATTTGATGACCAGTACAGTGAAAATTATGCCACAGTAGAAGGTTTCGACATGAACTTGTCCGCGGAATACAGCGATAAAGAGATAGTTCTCAATTTAGAAACTCAAAGTGATAATGTGATTTTGAGAAAAAAAGGAAACACCTATACTGATCAGTTATCAATGATCATTAATACGGATTTCCATGTGAACCGAAAAACGAGACATATTCAAGTAAAAAATGCGCTTGTGGGCATAAATGATATTGAATTTGTTGCCAATGGATCTCTTGGCCCCAACCGGCAGGAAAAACAGATCGATGTAGATATGAATCTTGATCTTAAGGTGCCTTCTTTATCAACTATTATTGATCTTATTCCTGAATCTGTTTTTGAAAAATCAAAAAATTATACGGCAGAGGGTGATGTGACAATCCGAGCAGAAATTAAGGGAATTTATAAAAAAGGCCAAACCCCCGCTGTCACAACTTATTTTAAAGTCAATAACGGATCTCTGGCCTACAGAGATAAACCGAATAAAATTGATCTGCTGGAGATTGATGCCGAAATTTACATCTCTCCTCAGATCCAGTCAGGTTCTCATTTTAAAATTAATCAGTTTCTAATAAAAGGAGTGGGAACTGAGATCACCCTTCTCGGCACCGGGGAAAACCTGTTCCAGAATGCAGATCTGGAATTATCAGCAAAGGGTAAAATTGATCTCGAGTCCTTAGAAAAAAGCCTTCCATTGAAGAAAAGTTTAAATCTTGAAGGTGTAGGAGATATCGATCTGGAGGCCGCTTTTAATTTTAATGATCTGAAAAATCAGGATTACGGAAAGTTGGAGCTTCTTGGTTCAATGAACATGGATCAAATTACTTTTCACAATGAAACTGACAGTTTGCTGTTTCAAATGGAAAAAGCCTCTGTTCATGTACGGCAGGAACAGAACAGTACGCTTCTTACTGATGCAAAGAACAAAGTTAGAGCCGGAAAGATCAATATCAAAAATCTCGAATTTAAAGACGGATCGGTCTCCTCTGGAAATCTTGATCATCTTGATATAAAATTTGCAACAACTCCTCTAATGGATTCCACTCAGATTGCAACAATGAAATCAAAGGTCCTGATAGAAAATGGCAAGTTGAATCTTGGTGACACCCTGATGGCAAAACTGAAGTATGTTAAGGCAAATATTGATCTTAAGCCGGATTCAGAAAACCCCAGGACACCATCCATCTCTTCAGATTTCGAAATTGATTCAACAGGTGTAAAATCGAAAGGCAGGTTTTTTGCCATAACAAAAGGCGCATATCAGTTACAATCCACAAAACAAGGCAATAAATGGCCCATATCTGGTAACATATCTTTTGATGAACTTTACGGTTACACCCCGGAGTTTCCATTGTTGCTCAAGATGCCAAAAACAAAATTCAGCTTTAAACCCGGAGTAATCAGCCTCGATCATGCAAAACTTGAAATTGGAAATTCAGATATCGAAGCCACAGGGAAATTATATGAATTTGGAGATGCATTTTTTAACAATCAGCTATTAAAGGGAGAACTTGAGGTTCATTCAGAATTACTCGATATCAATGAAATTGTTCAGGCAATTAATGAGGGTGAAAAATCAAGACAAAAGGAGCCTGAAGAAATTGTTTTAACTGGCCTTGAAAAAAACACCCCTGCAGAACAACCTAAATCCTTTGTTGTACCAAAGAAACTCGATCTTAGCCTTAAAAGTAATTTTAAAGAAGTTAATTATAAAACCTTTAACATCAATGACCTGTACGGGGTAATCACGATTAAGGACCAGAAAATTGATCTGTCGAACCTTCAAATGACCACGATGGCTGCTAAAATGACAACCTCTGCTGCCTATGAATCTAAGGTCAAGGGTGTTGCCGGCTTAGACTTTGACTTTAAAATATATGACATCGACCTGTCAAAATTAACCGATTTGCTTCCTGTTCTGGACACCTTATTACCCATGGTAGATTCTTTTGAAGGTAAAGTGAACGCCAGAATGAAAGGTAATTCTAAAATCGATAAAAATCTTGATATGAATGCCGCTTCAATTGACGCCATGGCCCATGTGGCGGGTACGGACCTAGTGATACTTAGTGGTAAGACTTTCGAAAAAATGGCAAAAATGCTGTTCTTTAAAAATAAGGAAAAAAACACCATTGATAAACTGGAATTTGCCATGATCTTCAAGGACAAACAGATAGAAATTTTCCCTTCTGTCGTGACTGTCGACAGGTATAAGGTAGCTATTGGGGGGCATCATAATCTGGATCTCACCTATGACTATCACGTTTCCATATTAAAATCTCCCATGCCCTTCAAAGCAGGCTTGGACTTGAAGGGAACTGAAGAAGACATGGATTTCAAAATCACCAAAGCCAAATACAAGCATCTGTTTTCAACAAAAGAAAGACAACGAAAAAAAGCGGATAGTACGCTGATCAGAAGAAAGAATGAAGTGATTCAAAGCCTTCCATTTTAA
- a CDS encoding SDR family oxidoreductase — protein MKTVLITGANRGIGLETSLVFAKAGDKVFATMRNPDNAIELKERILKDKLEIVVMKMDVDSDDSVNECISKIYQDSGSVDVLVNNAGIERHGAIEEMDISVFKEVMETNYFGIVRCVKAVLPKMRESKKGCIINIASVAGRISSSPLAPYAASKFAVEAFSEALAQEVKSFNIRVGIIEPGIINTDMARDIRHGEPNSNYPQSFRFGGMFAASLENPTSPIMVADTILSVAESESWTLRHPVGPDAQPFLDWRKGMTDEQWVDWNAQNDDDWYDAVKETFGLDARINVD, from the coding sequence ATGAAGACAGTATTGATTACAGGAGCAAACAGGGGAATTGGACTGGAAACCTCTTTAGTTTTTGCAAAAGCGGGTGACAAAGTGTTTGCAACAATGAGGAATCCTGATAATGCCATTGAGTTAAAAGAAAGAATTTTAAAAGATAAACTTGAAATAGTTGTAATGAAAATGGACGTTGATTCCGATGATTCTGTAAATGAATGCATCAGCAAGATTTATCAAGACAGCGGATCGGTTGACGTACTTGTAAACAATGCAGGCATTGAGCGCCACGGTGCAATTGAAGAAATGGATATTTCGGTTTTTAAGGAAGTTATGGAAACCAATTATTTCGGAATTGTACGTTGCGTCAAAGCTGTCCTACCCAAAATGAGAGAATCAAAAAAAGGATGCATTATCAATATTGCATCAGTTGCAGGAAGAATTTCAAGTTCTCCACTTGCTCCTTATGCAGCGTCCAAATTTGCAGTGGAAGCCTTTAGTGAAGCCCTTGCTCAAGAAGTAAAATCGTTCAATATCAGAGTTGGAATTATCGAGCCCGGGATCATTAACACTGATATGGCCAGAGATATAAGACATGGAGAACCTAATTCTAACTATCCTCAGTCTTTCAGGTTTGGAGGTATGTTTGCTGCTTCACTTGAAAATCCAACTTCCCCGATAATGGTGGCTGATACCATCTTAAGTGTTGCAGAGAGTGAATCTTGGACGCTAAGACATCCCGTTGGTCCGGATGCTCAGCCATTTCTTGACTGGAGGAAGGGTATGACCGACGAGCAATGGGTAGACTGGAACGCTCAGAATGATGATGATTGGTATGATGCGGTGAAGGAAACTTTTGGGCTGGATGCGAGAATAAATGTGGATTAG
- a CDS encoding class II glutamine amidotransferase, whose translation MCRFIAYLGKPIFADELLLKPKNSLMKQSYHALESEVTVNGDGFGIGWYNHYRRKEPALFRSIRPAWNDENLSYNASMIKTNCLLAHIRAATQGSVSIENSHPFQYKEFLMMQNGGIPEFHKIKRKLINRLDEESFQWIQGQTDTQYIFALFMTITGEWRENKDELSFDDLSACLSQTFSEIEVMKKESDIHGPSLYNLVLTNGKAMLATRYSTDPELETRSLHIASNAECYTCEEGFLKFKSIEPKERAILISSEVLTEKKEHWTAIPENHCIMVGEDLTVDIKPLK comes from the coding sequence ATGTGTAGATTCATCGCTTACCTCGGTAAACCAATTTTTGCAGATGAGTTGCTTCTTAAACCAAAAAATTCTTTGATGAAGCAAAGTTATCACGCTTTGGAGTCGGAAGTGACCGTAAATGGAGATGGCTTTGGAATTGGATGGTACAACCATTATAGAAGGAAGGAGCCTGCGCTGTTCCGGTCGATTCGCCCGGCCTGGAATGATGAGAATCTGTCTTATAATGCTTCAATGATAAAGACCAATTGTCTTTTGGCCCATATCAGAGCTGCCACACAGGGAAGTGTTTCTATTGAGAACAGCCATCCTTTTCAATACAAGGAATTTCTTATGATGCAAAATGGTGGAATACCCGAATTCCATAAAATAAAGAGAAAACTGATCAATCGTCTTGATGAAGAATCTTTCCAATGGATTCAGGGACAAACAGACACACAATATATTTTTGCATTGTTTATGACAATTACCGGGGAATGGAGAGAGAATAAGGACGAATTATCTTTTGACGATTTATCAGCATGCCTTTCACAAACCTTTAGTGAAATTGAAGTCATGAAAAAAGAATCAGATATCCATGGCCCTTCATTATATAATTTAGTATTGACAAATGGCAAAGCAATGCTGGCCACTCGATACAGTACTGATCCTGAATTAGAGACCAGATCTCTTCATATAGCCAGTAATGCAGAATGCTATACCTGTGAGGAAGGATTTCTAAAGTTTAAATCAATTGAGCCAAAGGAAAGGGCAATTTTGATCTCTTCAGAGGTTCTGACGGAAAAAAAAGAACACTGGACAGCGATTCCTGAGAATCATTGCATCATGGTGGGAGAAGATTTGACCGTGGATATTAAACCTCTTAAATAG
- a CDS encoding DUF4382 domain-containing protein, translated as MKKNVLLVAIFLFAILGLHSCSDDNPENTSRVQLKLIDAPGDYQEVNVEIIDVLYNSTEDDEGWKSITEEDFSPIIVDLTELIAGNELLLSDVIIPSGMLQQIRLVLGDNNTLLVEGEANPINLDTPSGQQSGLKLKTNTELEPGYSYTFILDWDVQKSVVKAGNSGKYNLKPVIRVNTEVNSGSIKGKVVGKPIEGDNLADAIPLEGASVTVYTMDNVEVTETATNSEGNFIVRGLDPGEYKIKIEDFNYIIYESQTIEVTAGETTDAGTIELSVPVS; from the coding sequence ATGAAAAAAAATGTTTTATTGGTCGCAATATTTCTTTTTGCGATTTTGGGCCTTCACAGTTGTAGTGATGATAATCCCGAAAATACTTCGAGAGTTCAGTTAAAATTAATAGATGCCCCTGGGGATTACCAGGAAGTAAATGTAGAAATCATTGATGTGCTTTACAACAGTACAGAAGACGATGAAGGATGGAAAAGTATTACAGAAGAAGATTTCTCTCCCATTATAGTAGATCTAACTGAACTCATTGCGGGGAATGAACTCCTGTTATCCGATGTCATCATTCCTTCAGGGATGCTGCAACAAATCCGACTGGTACTTGGTGATAATAACACACTCCTCGTAGAAGGAGAGGCAAATCCCATAAACCTGGACACGCCTAGCGGACAACAATCTGGATTAAAGCTTAAAACAAATACTGAATTGGAACCGGGTTATTCATATACGTTCATTTTGGATTGGGATGTTCAAAAATCGGTTGTAAAAGCCGGAAACTCCGGAAAGTACAATTTGAAACCCGTGATTAGAGTAAATACTGAAGTAAATTCAGGGTCTATTAAAGGGAAGGTAGTAGGGAAACCAATTGAAGGTGACAATCTTGCTGATGCGATACCATTAGAAGGAGCCTCTGTGACTGTTTACACTATGGATAATGTTGAAGTAACTGAAACAGCTACGAATTCAGAAGGCAATTTTATAGTGAGAGGTCTTGACCCCGGAGAATATAAAATCAAAATTGAGGATTTCAACTACATTATTTATGAATCTCAAACCATTGAGGTAACTGCTGGAGAGACCACGGACGCAGGTACAATAGAATTATCGGTACCAGTTTCCTGA
- a CDS encoding LamG-like jellyroll fold domain-containing protein gives MKKLLSYLIALFLIVLACSDDNDEPQITLKYNLTTEVTPDGGGTISPASGSYNEGQKVTLTAKPSDGFTFKNWSGAANGSELTTTVTMSSHKKVIAVFEKISEEANTYVMSNDDWIKYFQSYDDIENELFFDKAILDEYDLVVGDYIVNTLDGGLLAKIKEVITPNNSDNIRIVLASDPSITEAFEELHEELSSEISIDLNDPGFWVDEGITVTESASKGEDLEKVITVGMEYIFYDSDGNKSTDGDQIRFDGSYTLSAGMDIDFDISKHELEKLEIGIPMNQSVNFLGQIGAVSTMESEKLLTTIPCADIVVGPVTIQPVIEIKGGVKLDLSSSLKMEYNYKKNSYTEMLYNGSDWTTTKSLLEENGFSDPEISAGIKTKLYIKPEIKFKIYRTLSPYVDVELAGKADVNINQDNLYWKLYAGFGLGAGVKMEIWKKSLFDFYFKAYEKEVLIKEGQFLSEQKTYVPDDNFEKALINLGLDDILDDYVLTSKINNIKILEIPNLNISDLTGIEDFVSLEDLWCSDNNITSVDVSNLKNLKQLTISRNRLTSLDVSKNAELLGLSVHVNELTSINVNNNTKLWVLECDGNPISSLDVTNNLELRTLFCGSQALQGELDLSNNSKIIEFDCADSNITSLDLKNGNNKNMEYFGSKNNPNLFCIQVDDAAWSNQNWSTLKDSQAKFSEDCSNSNGNGTTGLIAYYPFNGNAQDESGNGNHGTINGATLTADRKGNSNSAFLFEDSGNQRISLNNQIDMVARENFSVAAWIRLDATLTNSGDGEHQSIIGQGRGTSFSSNYPFWLTVSSSGRISYKRNSPGVQSDAFFYPDDKQWHFVVITTEGNQGKIYFDGELLASGKTGNASSSSYQISIGNLGETTGTYGNTFNGAIDDVRIYDRILSPDEINSLFSE, from the coding sequence ATGAAAAAGTTATTATCCTACCTGATAGCCTTATTTCTAATTGTCTTAGCATGTTCTGATGACAATGATGAACCTCAAATCACATTAAAATACAACTTGACAACGGAAGTAACTCCTGATGGTGGAGGTACAATTTCCCCCGCATCGGGTTCCTATAATGAAGGTCAAAAAGTAACACTTACGGCTAAGCCATCTGATGGCTTCACATTTAAGAACTGGTCCGGAGCAGCAAATGGATCTGAGCTAACAACGACTGTTACAATGTCCAGTCATAAAAAAGTGATAGCCGTTTTTGAAAAAATTAGTGAAGAAGCAAACACATATGTAATGAGTAATGATGACTGGATCAAATATTTTCAGAGTTACGATGACATTGAAAACGAGTTGTTTTTCGATAAAGCCATCTTGGATGAGTATGATCTTGTTGTTGGTGATTACATAGTGAATACTTTGGACGGTGGACTACTCGCTAAAATTAAAGAGGTAATAACTCCTAATAATTCTGATAACATTAGGATAGTATTGGCTTCAGATCCCTCTATTACAGAAGCTTTTGAAGAGCTTCATGAAGAATTAAGCAGTGAAATAAGCATTGATTTAAATGATCCCGGTTTTTGGGTGGATGAAGGTATAACTGTAACTGAAAGTGCCTCGAAAGGTGAAGATTTAGAAAAGGTAATAACTGTTGGGATGGAATATATATTTTATGATTCTGATGGAAATAAAAGCACCGATGGAGATCAGATTAGATTTGACGGATCTTATACATTGAGCGCTGGAATGGATATTGATTTTGATATTTCCAAACATGAATTGGAAAAACTTGAAATTGGGATTCCAATGAATCAATCGGTTAATTTCTTAGGTCAGATTGGAGCAGTAAGTACAATGGAATCCGAAAAACTATTAACAACTATACCATGTGCGGATATTGTTGTTGGTCCTGTTACAATTCAACCCGTAATCGAGATAAAGGGTGGTGTTAAGCTCGATTTATCCAGCTCTTTAAAGATGGAGTATAACTATAAAAAAAATAGTTACACGGAAATGTTATATAATGGAAGCGATTGGACGACAACTAAATCATTGTTAGAGGAAAATGGTTTTAGTGATCCTGAGATTAGTGCGGGTATCAAAACAAAACTTTATATCAAGCCCGAGATTAAATTTAAAATATACAGAACACTTTCCCCTTACGTTGACGTAGAACTGGCGGGTAAAGCAGACGTAAATATCAATCAGGACAACCTATATTGGAAATTATATGCAGGATTTGGATTAGGAGCAGGAGTGAAAATGGAGATATGGAAAAAATCCTTGTTTGACTTCTACTTCAAAGCATATGAAAAAGAAGTTCTTATTAAAGAAGGTCAATTTTTAAGTGAGCAAAAGACATATGTGCCAGATGATAATTTCGAAAAGGCATTGATAAACTTGGGCTTAGATGATATTTTGGATGACTATGTCTTGACTTCGAAAATAAATAATATAAAAATTTTAGAAATCCCAAACTTGAACATCAGTGATTTAACGGGTATAGAGGATTTTGTCAGTCTTGAAGATTTGTGGTGCTCTGACAATAATATAACCAGTGTAGATGTTAGCAATTTAAAGAATCTAAAACAATTAACAATTAGTAGGAATAGATTAACATCTTTAGATGTATCCAAGAATGCAGAACTCCTTGGTCTCAGTGTCCACGTCAATGAATTGACTTCTATAAATGTTAATAACAATACTAAACTTTGGGTTTTGGAATGTGATGGAAACCCAATAAGTTCATTGGATGTAACTAATAACCTTGAGCTTAGAACTTTATTCTGCGGTTCTCAAGCTTTACAAGGCGAATTGGATCTTAGTAACAACTCTAAAATCATCGAATTTGACTGTGCTGATTCAAATATAACCAGTCTTGACTTGAAAAATGGAAATAATAAAAATATGGAATACTTTGGTAGTAAGAACAACCCTAATCTATTTTGTATCCAAGTTGATGATGCTGCGTGGTCGAATCAAAACTGGAGTACACTAAAAGATTCCCAAGCGAAATTCTCAGAAGACTGTTCAAATTCCAATGGAAATGGCACAACAGGATTAATAGCCTATTACCCTTTTAACGGTAATGCTCAAGATGAATCAGGTAATGGTAATCATGGAACAATAAATGGTGCTACTTTAACTGCGGATAGAAAGGGTAATTCAAATTCTGCGTTTCTATTTGAAGATTCTGGAAATCAACGTATTTCATTGAATAATCAAATCGATATGGTGGCAAGGGAAAATTTTTCAGTCGCGGCATGGATTAGATTGGATGCTACATTAACTAATTCTGGGGATGGCGAACATCAGTCAATTATTGGCCAAGGAAGAGGTACATCTTTTAGCTCAAATTATCCTTTTTGGCTTACTGTCAGTTCATCTGGAAGAATATCGTATAAACGGAATAGTCCCGGAGTTCAATCAGATGCATTTTTCTATCCTGATGATAAACAGTGGCATTTTGTAGTAATTACAACTGAAGGTAATCAAGGAAAGATTTATTTTGATGGCGAACTTCTTGCCTCTGGAAAAACTGGAAATGCAAGTAGTTCATCGTATCAAATTTCTATTGGTAATTTAGGTGAGACGACTGGAACTTATGGAAATACATTCAATGGCGCTATAGATGATGTAAGAATTTATGATCGGATTCTTAGTCCTGATGAAATTAATTCGTTGTTCTCAGAGTAA
- a CDS encoding LamG domain-containing protein, producing MKKLLSYLRLLFLIILSLSISGCGDDDGDVIDPKPVDQTFLENYHGTVWKGETTIDYADKGKVYIQSYIRFRDSQTVPAELWDEDPDFDNTCYDSDRLDLKDLGDGGILENLNNKLKVFYTETSGIGSEGETLYSATITFTVQGDNLSVNFVWDDLSNDESGTENYYFKRSSVNPEVLPVCDYNAGPAELPDINIVDLKDDSNWDYCVFGKEDYFFIKSKGSLPESVLYYSSEADKNYSIFFSDDGNIDKVIVDDHIFLLKNPNGNKIDLGVIYPDGNIEVFRDLVTAYDWDNNQLKNQKKSIQEWSDVIRWTGRIVSGVPCFISAWAAVATAGVGTPLALWACGNYLLGLTVDILENEFEIHNGFTDVVDAYGTNAAIGSCSSGVDGFVECASGLTSKAFSQWADHREEIENRNNEVQYADDRLENVSEEEPTENLMAYYPMNGNPNDNSNSRNHGNIYGNALLTEDRFGNVNNAYNFQQSSTEMQYIESSFDYNFNPAGEFSFSIWFNWDGKDFWYKSTVDKKNQTTAYAGLLGIGVNESSGHCYNSGPTRFYLNVWNTGQLAIQYSPGGCNSLNGQSLKTDENLFSSNSWNHAVVTHDGKGNLKIYLNNKLVASRDDHSLDLNNFSSKINIGNFHSYFYSSTYPRGNTRQLFSGKIDDVRIYDRKLSQDEINSLFYE from the coding sequence ATGAAAAAGTTATTATCCTACCTGAGACTCTTATTTCTAATTATATTATCTCTTTCAATTTCAGGCTGTGGAGATGATGATGGTGATGTCATTGACCCCAAACCAGTTGATCAAACATTTTTGGAAAACTATCATGGGACAGTTTGGAAGGGAGAAACGACTATAGATTATGCTGATAAGGGGAAAGTTTATATTCAGAGTTATATAAGATTTAGAGATTCGCAGACTGTACCTGCTGAATTATGGGACGAAGATCCAGATTTTGATAATACATGCTACGATTCAGATCGACTTGACTTAAAAGATTTGGGAGATGGAGGAATACTGGAAAATTTAAATAACAAGTTAAAAGTCTTTTATACTGAAACATCTGGAATTGGTTCTGAGGGAGAAACGTTATATTCTGCTACGATAACGTTTACTGTTCAAGGCGACAACCTATCTGTCAATTTTGTCTGGGATGATCTTTCAAATGATGAATCCGGTACTGAAAATTACTATTTTAAAAGATCTTCCGTTAATCCGGAAGTTTTGCCAGTTTGCGATTATAATGCAGGGCCAGCTGAATTGCCTGATATCAATATTGTTGATTTAAAAGATGACTCTAATTGGGATTACTGTGTTTTTGGTAAAGAGGATTATTTTTTTATAAAAAGTAAAGGCTCTTTACCTGAATCTGTTTTGTACTATTCATCTGAAGCAGATAAAAATTACTCAATTTTTTTCTCTGATGATGGAAACATTGATAAAGTGATTGTAGATGACCACATATTTTTACTAAAAAATCCTAATGGCAATAAAATTGATTTGGGTGTAATTTATCCGGATGGAAATATTGAGGTGTTTCGTGACCTGGTGACAGCTTATGATTGGGACAACAATCAACTAAAGAATCAAAAAAAATCAATACAGGAATGGAGTGATGTAATAAGATGGACGGGAAGGATTGTTTCGGGAGTTCCTTGTTTCATATCTGCTTGGGCTGCTGTAGCTACAGCTGGAGTTGGAACACCACTTGCTTTATGGGCATGTGGAAATTATTTATTGGGGCTAACGGTAGATATACTTGAAAATGAATTTGAAATTCATAATGGTTTTACAGATGTTGTAGATGCCTATGGTACAAATGCAGCAATTGGGTCATGTAGCTCTGGAGTAGATGGCTTTGTGGAATGTGCCAGTGGTTTAACTTCAAAAGCTTTTTCTCAATGGGCGGATCATAGAGAAGAAATTGAAAATAGGAATAATGAAGTTCAATACGCAGATGATAGGTTAGAAAATGTATCTGAAGAAGAACCTACTGAGAACTTAATGGCATACTATCCAATGAACGGAAACCCAAATGATAATTCTAATAGTCGCAATCATGGAAATATATATGGGAATGCTTTACTAACTGAAGATCGATTTGGAAATGTTAATAATGCCTACAATTTCCAACAATCTAGTACGGAAATGCAGTATATAGAATCAAGCTTTGATTATAACTTCAATCCTGCCGGGGAATTTTCTTTTTCTATTTGGTTCAATTGGGACGGGAAGGATTTTTGGTATAAATCGACAGTAGACAAAAAAAATCAAACAACTGCGTACGCTGGGCTTTTGGGCATAGGTGTTAATGAATCAAGTGGTCACTGTTATAATAGTGGTCCAACGAGATTTTATTTAAATGTGTGGAACACCGGTCAACTTGCTATCCAATATTCTCCTGGAGGTTGCAATTCGCTAAACGGTCAAAGTCTCAAGACCGATGAAAATCTTTTCTCGTCAAATAGCTGGAACCATGCTGTAGTGACTCATGATGGGAAGGGGAATTTGAAAATATATTTAAACAACAAATTAGTTGCCTCTAGAGATGATCATAGCTTGGATTTGAATAACTTTTCGTCCAAAATAAATATTGGGAATTTTCATAGCTATTTTTATTCTTCAACTTATCCTAGAGGAAATACAAGGCAACTTTTTTCGGGGAAAATTGATGATGTAAGAATTTATGATAGAAAACTATCTCAAGACGAAATAAACTCTCTTTTTTATGAATAA